From Trichoderma atroviride chromosome 1, complete sequence, one genomic window encodes:
- a CDS encoding uncharacterized protein (EggNog:ENOG41~SECRETED:SignalP(1-22)) has protein sequence MAIPSTKACLSLALLGANLATAQQNEVAPRANCTTTLTLTQSRLPTPPYWPQCSWDGTLSIYSSTVTVERSIDCHGCSDVRVAVTPIVHCPAMIITASVHVATPSTEHRTVCLATPTPRI, from the coding sequence ATGGCCATTCCATCCACCAAAGCCTGCCTCtccctcgccctcctcgGCGCAAACTTGGCCACCGCTCAACAAAACGAAGTTGCTCCTCGGGCCAACTGCACAACAACCCTGACCCTGACGCAGTCTCGACTGCCTACTCCGCCGTATTGGCCGCAGTGCTCGTGGGACGGCACGTTGAGCATCTACTCGTCCACGGTTACGGTCGAGAGGTCGATTGactgccatggctgctcgGATGTTCGAGTCGCTGTTACGCCGATTGTCCATTGCCCGGCCATGATCATCACGGCGAGTGTGCATGTGGCGACGCCGAGTACGGAGCATCGGACGGTTTGTTTGGCAACTCCTACTCCTCGCATTTAA
- a CDS encoding uncharacterized protein (EggNog:ENOG41), with amino-acid sequence MGLEFAGQSEPQLPPSNDDVATINQNMLKVTRQNISICDSYMPEIEAFLKVVESKGRNPRVTGLLSFIRKLRKEHDILKRVESELVDEEQDEIGLGLLNRKLVASSTIVNHGQVHWDILKRCRSFRIVNQAFHGSAKEDRKKQVSRIIGDGREKQQLNRTLKEQAKVEVDVVEGGSEWLDIRWLQADRLARQMTDCGWAWGDYQLGDGVDPEEWEDTPLAKQMKRLVAAAKMNRHEYRIPRLRIVFPNITKGENEDVDVLLDQICRLDPLVEIIIEDSSSVFMKTPPPILQDAIRNLIGDEFDGLTNSLNMDHTILVDLISDITHFKLQSQPWQAQTTQLQIEEERRQGGVMVRALYPILQGRTLICTQEAAEHFHEVLSTVGTATERERGRLLVPYDDETRSMSTEDIRSRFEELSTHPLPHNVQVPIRILDETWTMATVTQAVADGRLPKVALDVAQCGAFKSSKLSIYMYGWATGNVTITSNKEVRGQIRTWVEANRRDDQECGPIIWRIDVTRNLLAKSATPPSALKAENGLDVDTLTRQR; translated from the coding sequence ATGGGACTGGAGTTTGCCGGCCAATCTGAGCCTCAGCTGCCTCCCAGCAATGACGATGTTGCTACCATTAACCAAAATATGCTAAAAGTAACACGTCAAAATATCTCAATATGCGACTCATACATGCCCGAGATTGAAGCCTTTCTAAAGGTTGTCGAATCAAAGGGTAGGAATCCACGAGTCACCGGCCTTTTGAGTTTTATTCGTAAACTGCGAAAAGAGCATGACATCCTTAAACGGGTAGAGTCTGAGCTCGTTGACGAGGAACAAGACGAAATTGGACTTGGTCTATTAAATAGGAAACTGGTGGCCAGTTCCACTATTGTCAATCACGGACAAGTTCACTGGGATATCCTCAAGCGTTGCCGCTCATTTCGCATCGTCAACCAGGCGTTTCATGGGTCGGCCAAAGAGGATCGCAAGAAGCAAGTCTCGCGAATCATCGGAGACGGCAGAGAAAAGCAACAGCTGAACCGGACATTGAAAGAGCAGGCCAAGGTGGAAGTTGATGTGGTCGAGGGAGGAAGCGAGTGGCTGGATATTCGATGGCTTCAGGCCGATAGGCTGGCCCGACAGATGACGGACTGCGGCTGGGCATGGGGCGACTACCAGCTGGGAGACGGCGTCGACCCTGAAGAGTGGGAGGATACGCCTCTTGCTAAGCAGATGAAGCGGCTGGTTGCTGCGGCCAAGATGAACCGCCACGAGTATCGCATTCCCCGCCTACGAATCGTCTTTCCTAACATCACAAAGGGGGAAAATGAAGATGTCGATGTGCTGTTGGATCAGATATGCCGCCTCGACCCCTTGGTTGAAATAATCATcgaggacagcagcagcgtttTCATGAAAACACCGCCCCCAATTCTTCAAGATGCCATTAGAAATCTCATAGGAGACGAGTTTGACGGCCTCACAAACAGCCTTAATATGGATCACACCATCCTCGTGGACCTCATCTCCGACATCACCCACTTCAAACTCCAATCACAGCCCTGGCAGGCTCAAACCACGCAGCTGCaaatcgaagaagaaagaagacaaggcGGCGTCATGGTTCGCGCTCTGTATCCAATCTTACAAGGCCGCACCCTCATCTGCAcgcaagaagcagccgagCACTTCCACGAAGTCCTCAGCACAGTCGGAACGGCCACCGAAAGGGAACGGGGGAGACTCTTGGTGCCATACGATGACGAAACCCGCAGCATGTCAACCGAGGATATCCGCAGCCGCTTTGAAGAACTCTCTACTCATCCTCTTCCCCACAACGTCCAAGTTCCCATACGGATTCTGGACGAGACATGGACCATGGCCACCGTTACGCAGGCCGTGGCGGATGGACGTCTTCCCAAAGTCGCTCTTGATGTTGCCCAGTGCGGTGCCTTTAAGAGCTCTAAGCTGAGCATATACATGTACGGCTGGGCGACGGGCAACGTGACCATTACGTCGAACAAGGAAGTTCGCGGCCAGATTCGTACGTGGGTCGAGGCCAACCGGCGGGATGACCAGGAATGTGGCCCGATTATCTGGCGTATTGACGTTACAAGGAATTTGCTGGCCAAGAGTGCCACTCCGCCGTCGGCACTCAAGGCAGAGAACGGTTTAGACGTAGACACGTTGACACGACAGAGATGA
- a CDS encoding uncharacterized protein (EggNog:ENOG41~SECRETED:SignalP(1-20)) gives MIPSIKSTLVAAGLASIAAANPLPQAGPSGGGTITRPPPRWRLNPYPEYTSYCTSTSTRIWKQEPIPMPPPDVITVTRYKKLEQELVHKALDCGGCAYLELAMHVTKFDHPHPGYIGPTDFKYVTKELKSTITYTHVHCSGWKVPPPRHQDAKKREIGGGAADELMEYVDFENDSGVLFQGDGDCTARVLQVPKLNIGPTRTIFTTTTTTDRIVNCGTCTNNSPIPIPLGVPPVAVFKTTITAVEPYTETELVCGTPTTSTSIEEPAKATATTSAINTITKESITTVTVTKASAESIAAAASASAAIASS, from the coding sequence ATGATTCCATCAATCAAGTCTACCCTTGTCGCAGCCGGcctcgcctccatcgccgcgGCAAACCCTCTCCCTCAGGCGGGCCCTTCGGGCGGCGGCACAATAACCAGGCCACCTCCCCGATGGCGCCTCAATCCCTACCCCGAATACACTTCCTACTGCACAAGCACCTCGACTAGGATCTGGAAGCAAGAGCCCATAcccatgccgccgccagatgTCATCACCGTCACTAGatacaagaagctggagcaggagcTGGTTCACAAAGCGCTCGACTGCGGCGGTTGCGCCTATCTCGAGCTCGCAATGCACGTCACCAAGTTTGACCACCCACATCCGGGGTATATCGGCCCAACCGACTTCAAGTACGTCACAAAGGAGCTCAAGTCGACAATCACCTATACGCACGTTCACTGCTCTGGATGGAAGGTTCCGCCCCCACGACATCAGGATGCGAAGAAACGCGAGATCGGGGGAGGGGCGGCGGACGAGTTGATGGAGTATGTCGATTTCGAGAATGACTCGGGCGTCCTCTTTCAAGGAGATGGGGATTGCACTGCTAGGGTCTTGCAGGTGCCTAAGCTGAACATCGGCCCTACTCGCACAatcttcaccaccaccaccaccaccgacAGGATTGTCAACTGCGGCACTTGTACCAACAACTCGCCCATCCCTATCCCGCTCGGCGTGCCTCCAGTCGCTGTATTCAAGACGACAATCACAGCCGTGGAACCATATACAGAAACAGAGCTCGTATGCGGCACCCCCACGACTAGCACTTCGATTGAAGAACCTGCCAAAGCGACTGCCACCACCTCTGCCATAAATACAATCACAAAGGAGAGTATCACCACCGTCACTGTAACTAAAGCCTCTGCAGAGAGcatcgccgccgcggcctcggcctcggccgcTATTGCCTCATCTTAA
- a CDS encoding uncharacterized protein (EggNog:ENOG41~SECRETED:SignalP(1-18)), with amino-acid sequence MKFSTTSVILAAALGVSAHPSGHVHQRAHNSVQARGDFVMANKPAVAPTSTSVAVAVPTPSAAAPAKDATSGSQGTGVSTYTKFCQGGNSKRATAAEIAYKGNVGGSGQYGCNLMAVQNHLVSQYQYTMVFNNAGGDAECACWNKIGPDGGINGFFKGNQALMFSLPAGGKQTVAVDSNSQIGCTCGEGSIPYTPIGQFAGTWIEGDVGNLSNGGWSGWDASSLVAAAAGMDIPGLNVCGTGAQEGTCSTIFPGGTGKNAFIAGTAAMDGLGLNCPPWQPVRHCHRWIHGLSSQFSLQDVWRSGIEKKSVGLGFGILLYMISA; translated from the coding sequence ATGAAGTTCTCCACCACCTCCGTCATCCTGGCTGCCGCCCTCGGCGTCTCTGCCCACCCCAGCGGCCACGTCCACCAGCGCGCCCACAACTCTGTCCAGGCCCGCGGCGACTTCGTCATGGCCAACAAGCCCGCCGTCGCTCCCACCTCTACCAGCGTTGCCGTCGCCGTTCCTACtccctctgctgctgcccccgCCAAGGACGCCACCTCTGGCAGCCAGGGCACCGGTGTCTCGACCTACACCAAGTTCTGCCAGGGCGGCAACAGCAAGCGTGCTACCGCCGCCGAGATTGCTTATAAGGGCAATGTCGGTGGAAGCGGCCAGTACGGATGCAACCTGATGGCCGTCCAGAACCACCTCGTCTCCCAGTACCAGTACACCATGGTCTTCAACAATGCTGGCGGCGACGCTGAGTGCGCGTGCTGGAACAAGATTGGACCTGATGGCGGCATCAACGGCTTCTTCAAGGGCAACCAGGCCCTCATGTTCTCCCTGCCTGCTGGTGGCAAGCAGACCGTCGCCGTCGACAGCAACTCTCAGATCGGCTGCACCTGCGGCGAGGGCAGCATCCCTTATACCCCCATTGGCCAGTTCGCCGGTACCTGGATCGAGGGTGATGTTGGCAACCTCTCCAACGGCGGTTGGTCTGGCTGGGACGCCTCTTCcctcgttgccgccgccgccggcatgGACATTCCAGGCCTCAATGTCTGCGGAACTGGTGCCCAGGAGGGCACTTGCTCTACCATCTTCCCTGGTGGCACCGGCAAGAATGCCTTCATTGCCGGTACCGCTGCCATGGACGGTCTAGGCCTCAACTGCCCCCCCTGGCAACCAGTCCGTCACTGTCACCGTTGGATACACGGCTTAAGTTCTCAATTTTCACTGCAAGACGTTTGGAGAAGTGGAATAGAGAAAAAATCAGTTGGGCTAGGGTTTGGGATTTTACTATACATGATTTCGGCTTAA
- a CDS encoding uncharacterized protein (EggNog:ENOG41), with translation MASESQPPQPEAAKAPAPPMAEKKRRRPPLSCEQCRKRKIRCDRTQPCANCVKSNIPSCTYAPYHVPAWRAKKMDAMITGRDAAEGAGKASLRNLKAAEPRPDAPNPGESEISPFSIDSVGASSSSAILSSKAGSSSTSSSPNVDWLVSRVQQLEEKLAQALRINDTPDGLKNRTEQTVEPTGGFVAKSRYFAHSHWIYGLSMLTMEQDLIGQDKINKGDLYQSLGRCKVLGRKIKKHRLKPLSSTNLGLQIPARELADQLVENYLRTFEGVFRVVHIPTFRTDYARFWEGSLPSNDSFVILLQLVMALGTTVYDDFFSLRPMATQWIFEAQMWLMIPPEKKRMNIEGIQIQCLLLLAKSTCNCGVDMVWMMAGNLVRNAMFVGLHRDPQFLGDMTIYRAEMRRRLWATILELNVQFSFDAGGSPLLSTAHYDTLPPANLNDDELTDEKDTGGIAKGPKVPTQTSVLRALQSTMALRLNLINHVNNTRPGDHYEETLRLNSDLTKSCRAISESLMALKAIPNSPITEFHVLVTEIFLYRCFHALHQPIIVKYLDDAKFYFSRQMCLDSALKLTHIWGFPDAWSPDNPAASKAMDADLKRLVTTGTGMFHNVASQAMINVQLELFHAKTGQASSLGYLPTVGSTNLRARLIATREWKLSRVRAGETNIKGIIFMEACLAHIKALEAGADSKEKTRLMFEAAIAMGKQCFEMLKEVAEREGLPASEWDDDETASLDGLSTMSGIPMDWMQDWVFDGDQGISFPQWDPDIDGGDFMDELDFDIGQM, from the exons ATGGCCTCAGAAtctcagccgccgcagcccgAAGCTGCAAAGGCGCCCGCGCCTCCCatggccgagaagaagcgccgccgcccgccGCTCTCGTGCGAGCAGTGCAGGAAGCGCAAGATCCGCTGCGACCGCACGCAGCCCTGCGCCAACTGCGTCAAGTCCAACATCCCCAGCTGCACGTATGCGCCGTATCACGTCCCTGCGTGGcgggccaagaagatggacgcCATGATCACCGGCAGAGACGCGGCTGAGGGCGCTGGCAAGGCGTCGCTGAGGAACCTCAAGGCGGCTGAGCCGAGGCCGGATGCCCCGAATCCAGGGGAATCGGAAATCAGCCCCTTCAGCATAGACTCTGTCGGcgcgtcatcgtcgtcggccatTCTCAGCTCCAAGGCCGGGTCGTCCTCGACTTCGTCGTCGCCCAATGTCGACTGGCTGGTCTCTCGGGTCCAAcagctggaggagaagcttgcCCAGGCTCTGCGCATCAACGACACTCCGGATGGGCTCAAGAACCGCACTGAGCAGACGGTGGAGCCAACGGGGGGCTTTGTGGCCAAGTCTCGGTATTTTGCTCATAGCCATTGGATATATGGGCTGAGCATG CTCACCATGGAACAAGACCTCATTGGTCAAGACAAGATCAACAAGGGAGATCTATATCAGTCACTTGGGAGATGCAAAGTCCTTGGGCGCAAGATCAAGAAACATCGCCTGAAACCTCTCTCGTCTACTAATCTGGGACTCCAGATTCCTGCTCGAGAACTCGCAGATCAGCTCGTCGAAAACTATCTGCGCACTTTTGAAGGCGTCTTCCGCGTCGTGCATATACCCACCTTCAGGACTGACTATGCGAGGTTCTGGGAAGGCAGCCTTCCGTCCAACGACTCCTTTGTGAttctgctccagctcgtcaTGGCGCTTGGGACAACCGTATATgacgacttcttctccctgCGGCCAATGGCGACGCAGTGGATATTCGAAGCCCAGATGTGGCTCATGATTCcgccggagaagaagaggatgaatATCGAGGGCATTCAGATCCAGTGTCTCTTGCTCCTCGCAAAGTCCACGTGCAATTGCGGCGTGGACATGGTGTGGATGATGGCTGGGAACCTGGTGAGGAACGCCATGTTTGTGGGCCTTCATCGGGATCCCCAGTTTCTCGGAGACATGACGATATATCGAGCCGAGATGCGACGTCGTCTTTGGGCGACTATCTTGGAGCTCAACGTACAGTTTTCTTTTGATGCCGGGGGCTCGCCACTGCTTTCCACAGCCCATTACGACACGCTGCCTCCGGCCAATCTAAACGACGACGAACTCACTGACGAAAAGGACACTGGCGGAATTGCAAAAGGTCCAAAGGTGCCGACTCAGACATCAGTTTTGAGAGCTTTACAGTCGACGATGGCGCTGCGGCTGAATCTCATTAACCATGTCAACAACACAAGGCCGGGCGATCACTACGAAGAAACGCTGCGGCTGAATTCGGATCTGACAAAATCTTGCCGAGCCATCTCAGAGTCTCTCATGGCTCTCAAAGCAATACCGAACTCGCCAATCACAGAGTTCCATGTTCTCGTGACGGAGATTTTCCTGTATCGCTGCTTCCATGCACTTCACCagcccatcatcgtcaagtATCTAGACGACGCCAAATTCTACTTTTCTCGACAGATGTGTCTGGACAGCGCATTGAAGCTCACGCACATCTGGGGCTTCCCCGATGCCTGGTCTCCAGACAATCCCGCTGCCAGCAAAGCCATGGATGCCGACCTCAAGCGACTCGTCACCACCGGGACGGGCATGTTCCACAACGTTGCGTCGCAGGCCATGATCAACGTCCAGTTAGAGCTCTTCCACGCCAAAACCGGCCAGGCGTCGAGCCTCGGCTACCTCCCAACAGTGGGCAGCACCAACCTGCGCGCGCGGCTCATCGCCACACGGGAATGGAAGCTCAGCCGCGTCCGCGCCGGCGAGACAAAcatcaagggcatcatcttcatggaGGCGTGCCTCGCCCACATCAAGGCGCTCGAGGCCGGGGCCGACTCCAAGGAAAAGACGCGCCTGATGTTTGAGGCGGCCATCGCCATGGGCAAGCAGTGCTTTGAGATGCTCAAGGAGGTGGCCGAGCGGGAGGGCTTGCCCGCGTCCGAGTGGGACGACGATGAGACGGCGAGCCTGGACGGGCTGTCGACCATGTCTGGGATTCCGATGGATTGGATGCAGGACTGGGTGTTTGACGGCGACCAGGGGATTTCGTTTCCGCAGTGGGATCCTGACATTGATGGCGGCGACTTcatggacgagctggacttTGATATTGGTCAGATGTAG
- a CDS encoding uncharacterized protein (EggNog:ENOG41), whose product MDSPEKEITAKDVLSPVSTQSDGGANDIDKSLAVIGSKNHYIRAVCSASEDGAYSSYESLDRTSESGRKRRKTTPNRAEKIPYEQKVTGKHDELIQFVTIPDNKDDPSPSAYRDWLLLKSENLQERLDEGLQKFMDEMDGGHSPCRHLDLPAVAQSDLHTVNNQSFPKGSPNCSMELDSQWLDSPPALSPGASISPVPSSVSTPRVSSKHSPLIKQAQSAESEKISSKRQCWPNFRRVDRHWNTTEQKYMTMEPAAEPGHRDAAKAEDYLFVVRRDLNCDQTPVKTTVEIRDSFLRQCLQNIMGNISGINFAEENPVFDPKTLFLYLDDIRSHHELVQARLYNTQGYWPKKRWHEIFEQTRCLGILIEYLEQDFAEAKKNLDSMLSKGVITFDLSWALWKPSTLIYSPTYQYHDVPSVSVVSCTDKRKNRPAADSKYSVDSIFVDFDGKSLAYKPLRREVQHFHGAINITSLPFYPLQYHKDEAQIRHLLIERGAKFVSLQGIHHKSFTGIAFQLVQGKKEMMPDLRKEQSRIMVDPVGFRKIHPEFFRTRDLPNQYTNDDKTFNNGVQPQSLMDMPSIKTAEDDQPNLGSDVKISSDSPSSSNTSPKREYIEKVKVEMAKDNLLLICSPVVVGCCLASLEWLEFDVRGIEDVKWNDEAWDSLVLDEKMKELIKASVASRVFNPAFGIDNKLLAKRRGLTIVLHGPPGTGKTLTVTGLSDHLRRPLLMLPARELIGCCAVSVNSVLDKLLTTCQSWNAIVVFDDAQILLEKYDCLDAERNNLVATVSRQLESFQGILFLTCDTIQVFEKAYQSRIDFVQKFETPDRKGKRIILERAIRRVTAQGLWKTEAFSDEDYEKLAENNLSGREVERAVELALSLAEVRKEALGVRHLQDVMDMQEKFRVDA is encoded by the exons ATGGACAGCCCGGAGAAAGAGATTACAGCCAAAGACGTACTCAGTCCCGTTTCTACTCAGTCTGATGGAGGTGCCAACGACATAGACAAGAGCCTTGCTGTTATTGGCAGTAAGAATCATTACATCAGGGCTGTCTGCAGTGCCTCAGAGGACGGCGCTTATTCTTCGTACGAATCTCTCGATAGGACCTCCGAATCTGGGAGAAAACGCCGAAAGACGACCCCAAACCGAGCAGAGAAAATACCATATGAACAAAAAGTTACAGGGAAACATGACGAACTCATTCAATTCGTCACCATCCCGGACAACAAAGATGACCCTTCGCCCTCAGCATACCGTGATTGGCTGCTATTAAAGTCGGAGAATCTTCAAGAACGTTTAGATGAAGGGCTGCAAAAGTTCATGGACGAAATGGACGGCGGCCACTCTCCATGCAGGCACCTAGATCTACCAGCGGTGGCACAGTCTGATCTTCATACTGTGAACAACCAGTCTTTTCCCAAAGGCTCACCTAACTGCAGCATGGAATTAGACAGTCAGTGGTTAGACTCGCCACCTGCACTGTCACCAGGAGCTTCAATCTCGCCCGTGCCCTCATCTGTATCTACGCCTCGAGTTTCATCCAAGCACTCGCCCCTCATTAAGCAAGCACAAAGCGCAGAAAGCGAGAAGATTAGCTCAAAGCGTCAGTGTTGGCCGAATTTCAGACGCGTCGATCGCCATTGGAATACGACGGAGCAGAAATATATGACAATGGAACCCGCAGCAGAGCCTGGTCATCGTGATGCCGCCAAAGCGGAAGATTACCTTTTCGTGGTTCGTCGAGATTTGAATTGTGACCAAACCCCCGTTAAAACCACTGTAGAAATCAGGGATAGCTTTCTCAGACAATGCCTCCAGAACATCATGGGAAATATCTCTGGCATCAACTTTGCCGAGGAAAATCCTGTATTTGATCCAAAGACTTTATTTCT CTACTTGGATGATATCAGAAGCCATCACGAATTGGTGCAAGCCAGACTCTATAACACACAAGGGTATTGGCCGAAGAAAAGGTGGCATGAGATTTTCGAACAGACGAGATGTTTAGGAATTCTTATCGAATACCTGGAACAAGACTTCgcagaagccaagaagaaccTCGATTCAATGCTGAGCAAAGGAGTCATAACGTTTGACTTATCGTGGGCACTCTGGAAGCCCTCTACGCTGATATATTCGCCCACCTATCAGTACCATGACGTTCCCAGTGTGTCTGTAGTGAGTTGCACAGACAAACGGAAGAACCGGCCTGCAGCAGACTCTAAATATTCTGTGGACTCTATATTTGTCGACTTTGACGGCAAGTCACTTGCCTACAAGCCATTGAGGAGAGAGGTACAGCATTTCCATggcgccatcaacatcacCAGCCTTCCGTTTTACCCACTTCAATACCACAAAGACGAAGCCCAAATTCGCCATTTATTAATTGAACGAGGAGCCAAATTTGTATCCCTTCAAGGAATACACCACAAATCATTTACAGGCATCGCGTTCCAGCTAGTTCAAggcaagaaggagatgatgccagATCTACGCAAGGAACAGAGCAGGATAATGGTAGATCCTGTGGGCTTTCGAAAAATACATCCAGAGTTTTTCAGAACAAGAGATTTACCAAATCAATATACGAATGATGACAAAACTTTCAACAATGGTGTCCAGCCCCAGAGTCTCATGGACATGCCATCTATTAAAACGGCTGAAGATGATCAGCCTAACCTTGGAAGCGATGTGAAAATCAGCAGCGACTCACCCAGCAGCTCAAATACATCACCAAAGAGGGAATACATcgaaaaagtaaaagtagaGATGGCCAAGGACAACCTTTTACTTATATGTTCCCCCGTTGTAGTGGGATGTTGTCTTGCGAGCTTGGAATGGCTCGAGTTTGATGTGCGTGGAATCGAAGACGTCAAGTGGAATGATGAAGCATGGGATTCTCTTGTgcttgatgagaagatgaaagagttGATAAAGGCGTCCGTGGCGTCTCGCGTATTTAATCCGGCATTTGGCATCGATAACAAATTGCTGGCGAAGAGGAGAGGGTTGACCA TCGTGCTACATGGCCCTCCGGGGACTGGAAAGACACTTACAGTGACAGGGCTAAGCGACCATCTAAGGCGTCctttgttgatgctgccagcTAGAGAGCTCATAGGATGCTGTGCTGTTTCGGTCAATTCCGTACTAGATAAGCTCCTGACTACTTGCCAGAGCTGGAATGCCATTGTAGTCTTTGATGATGCCCAAATATTGCTAGAAAAATACGACTGCCTTGACGCTGAGCGGAATAATTTAGTAGCCACCGTTTCACGGCAACTGGAGTCTTTTCAAGGCATCCTCTTCTTAACGTGCGATACCATCCAG GTATTCGAGAAAGCATATCAGTCGCGGATCGACTTTGTCCAAAAGTTTGAAACGCCAGACAGAAAAGGTAAACGCATCATCCTCGAGCGAGCCATTCGCCGAGTTACGGCCCAGGGTCTTTGGAAAACCGAGGCATTTAGCGATGAGGACTATGAGAAACTCGCGGAGAACAATCTCAGCGGCCGCGAGGTTGAGAGGGCAGTTGAACTGGCCCTAAGTTTGGCAGAGGTGAGAAAGGAGGCGCTCGGGGTACGGCATTTGCAGGATGTCATGGACATGCAAGAAAAGTTTAG GGTAGATGCCTGA